The window tacgaaatccatcggaaagagatgaagtggtactattctttttacaattggtgccgggaaccacacggcattcaaCTTGACGGagaaaaatagataaaacaatAGTTTTATCAAAGTTCGTGAATAAATAGTACCGTGGTATTTATAAAGCTGCATGGCGTTAATTCGTTAATATTGTTTTGCTCTAAATAGAcagtagtatttttatatttatctttttagatGTGAACACACGATTTTTAACCACAAACGATATAAGAGAACTAATTTACGTGTCAGTATTATAACATACGTGACCACATACATAGATCTAGGTAGATACTGCTAGTTCACCCAACGGTGTGAAATTtaattgacatttttttttctacttacCGTAAAATCCGCTGAACTAAATAAGAGAAGAATTTCTATATTAAGGGTTTcttttttggtaaattttaCTGATACAGCTTAATAAGGGTACCCCGATATTAGATTTTCATTCTTTGACGGTCGCAACAAATATTAGTAAGCTTAACGTGTCATGCGAGTCTTGTGACGATAAGCcttgttaataatatacgtATATGCAATAGAtatggcgatgggctaggaagctgtcacaatttaaatctcagtttcatcactaagccatTTCATTGAATGTGACCTTTTAGGTTTTTTGAGACCGAATACTCCGTCttcctgcaagggataaatatataattttatgtcatATGCAACAAATATGATATGAAACAGTTTGGAAGAGAGATTTATTAGACGAGATTAAATTTCCACTCGCTAAGCGCTCGCGAGGTCTAGTGATCACTATGTCTATGTACGGAACTGTCGATGCTAACATGCGCTTTTGAGGGCCTTGATTTTGCTGATAGATAGCTGTCGGTGTTTTTAATTGAAACGTAATTAAACGTCGATAATTTGACAGCTTCGATGTACTGTTACAAATGTTCTATATGcgatttttttaagtacatgTTACcgttgtaattttatgtacgtaagagtaaaataggtttttagtaaattattaGATACTAGCGGTTTCCTGCAGCTTTGCTTTTTCCGTTACCGCGGGAATTTCCAGGAAAAAGATAGACATGTAATTTTGAAACACTACGTTAAATTCGATGCTGTTGTTGTTAACAAGATTtgtaatacaaatctttcctcttatTACTAGCATCGTTTCGGTTTAAGAGCAATCGAGTAATAGTTACAatctataattaagtattacaTGAGAGAATCCGATAGTATGAATAATCGTTTTTCACTTAGTCACAGTCTAGTTGTGTAGGAAAATGCGGCAGATTGCACTTTTCGCATAATTGGCCGTTGAATGACCACCCGTTACAGATTAATTCAATATGAAACGCTATTTCTCTGATAAACTTACATACGTACAAacacatgatcacgtctatatcccttgcgggggagacagagccaacactacggaattgaaattcaaatatttggtTGCTAGCAcgtctataagaagaatctaaagtttattagtctttcccttagttgccaTTTACGACCGTccaagatatggagtggttctattctaaagtgctgggaaccaccatcacaaacttaggatttttcttttctgcGATGAGTTAGGAACTTATTTTCTATCAAATTAATCttaaagtcatacagctgaacgtggccttttcgtatttttaagactgttatcTCTGTCTTAGCCTttgattatataatatgtatgtaatccataaaactctaaattataaaggtaaatatcgtacaatcatttttatttgcggCCCTGTTCCGTATTATTCTAggaaaaacattaaataaatgtaccaaGAAACTGAGATTTTCAGCGAAACATCAGTTTTGAGCGTTACAAAAGCGCTTGACtaaaaaaggaacaaaaagCTTTGGCTTCAAGCACAACTTTGGTCGCAACGTTGAAAAAGTTGCAGCAACAACCATAAAAGCTGGACCATTATGATGACGTGCCGCAAAGAGGCCTTAAGCCATAGGGACGTTGGTAAACTCTGTTTGGTGTGGCTGCCGTtgcaaaaatagttttattattggcattttcatttttagttATCGCCCGCGGATCCACCCgcgtgaaaagtaccctaatATCTTTCTCAGTGCTCCACACTACATGTATACATTCAGTGATTCATTGACATGAAtgacggacaaacaaacacactattatatttattataatattagtatggatttgtTATATGTCAAACGtatgtcttaaatttattcaaataatgatcttttttattattggactgttaaaaaaaacttaaaatgtttttctgtcTGAATAAAATACGATTGGTGAAAGAACCTTAATCGTTTCAgagataaagatattacagacaaacgaataataatagattttttgttttccattATTCTTTTTGATTGTTCCTGCAGTCACCCGAGCTAATACTCGTATCCCTTGGTCCTTTTCCAGACatccataattaaaaattatatattcgcaaaatttcaagaagatcgGTTCAGTATATTGTAGATCTGTTGCGTGATATAAAAGAAATCTTAGAAACAGAAAGAGGCGAATTTGTGTTGTATATCATGTAGTGATTCTAATCTATTCTAGATTAAaagagtataaaaatattttcactctTCCaccttataataatatattccaTTGGTAATAACGTGTCccgtaagtttatttgtaagttGTTTGTAAGAGCAAGATATGAAATACCTACTTGCGTTTTCCTTTCATCATTTTCCTTATTACGAACTTAATTCAGAGGACGATTGTAAGTGACTATGAGTGATTGCAACATAATAACGATGATTACTTTTTGTGATTCAGACATGTCGTCTCACATTATGTTTCTTCGGCAttttcgtaattaattgtagatgtAATTAATAGCGGATGTCAGTTTAGTAGGCTGTGTGATTTCGGGAAGGGTgaccttgaaaaaaaaatcattttttttcctCTAGAAAGAGACCCAAGGTGCATCAATAACCATGATTTTCCTTTCCGATTTCTTTTGAGGTAcgaaactttaaaaaaggatTACGTTCATGGACTATACCAGTTGAAGTGACAAAGTCATCTACATAATtgaatatttcaattcaaCCTCAGCATAGGGTGGCCAAATTCTACgcgtagaaaaataaaaattgcttccaattgtgaataaaaagaaataaaatggtCGAGTATTAGATGAACattgtttgaaattaaaaatatttatttattttggcatATCAAGCTAGAGTGACATTTTGAACTAcagagtatttttttcttatagcaagcacatttaaaattatggcATTGATTTTTTGACGGCTTACACAAGCATTTGTTAAATGCTTCATCACCAAATAACGTTTGCTTAGTTACAGCTtcttttaatgttaataaattttgtggtACATCCTCTTTAAATTCAACAGATGATGCTAACTGCAACCGATCACGTGGGAACCAGTTCTTAATTATTCCTGATTTGGTGCCCACTTGATACACTCCATTATTGATATCAGTAATTATTCCGAAAATACACTTCGTGTTTAAAGGTCCACGATCGGTCTTGGGAACGCTAACATTAACTGTATCTCCAACTACTATTGCTGaggtctttttttttattatttcatcattCGTTTTCTCAGCAGCTCGTTTTAATCTATTGTTTGTTCCTTCATTTTCTTCCTCATTTTTTATGTCAAGttcaacagattttttttcagttataCACGGATTGTATCCAAATACTGCATTATATGGCGACTTTTCTTCACTTGAATGCGTtgatgtattaattttatattgaataaaatgacAGCCAAGAGACCAGTTAGTTGAATTGTTATTAATCCATGTTTGAAGCATACTTGTTATATCTGTATTGTTTATCTCCAGATTATCTAGATCTCGGCATGAATGTATGGGATTCTCATGCTTTATGTTACAATCGggccatattatttttacttcatttagaatttgctcgttTGTACTTATTAATATACCAGGCGAGCcagaagttaaaaatatttttaccaattCTGAAGCAATTTCAGTTATTTCATTTGTTCGCAGCGGACGTAGATAAAGAAATTTTGTAGTACAATCTTGGTATTTTAATAACCAGTGGTATTCTCCATCAGGCATAGACTGCAAATCAATAAGCTCGAGTTGACCACTATTGTTGAAACTAGCTGCTCTTAATTTTGCATTGTTTTTCTGATTGCTTCGTTTCAGTTCACAAACCGGGCATAAAgcaatataaatttcaattgcctttttctgtacataatatttattcttaataacCTGGCAAATTTTATCTCGGCCACAATGATTAAGTTCAATGTGAAATTGatttatcaaatcaaaatactgTTCAATTGGTATCACTCGAACTATAGGATCATCAGAatcttttttcttcattattaaGTATTCAGCGTCGTCACTATTAGAAACATCATATTTTGAACCCCAATAATACTGCATCGATGTCCGCCGCTTACCCAACTGAATGGCTGCCTTATTATCTTTGACATGTTGAATAACCTCTAATATACGTTCCATAGTCCACGGCTTTTTCGGTGTCACAGTTTGAGATtcataaaaactaattaattgtTCATTAAACTTCGCTTTAAATTCACTATCTTTGCACtcaatttcttcattttcagtttttatcCAGTATATATTGTCACTAAGTTGCGTCGACTCTGTCGCTGTGCCGGCCGCCATCTTGGTACTACGGCGCCACAGCGGTGACGGCGGAACTAGGTACTAACGACAACAAAGCGCCGAGGGGCGCTGCGCGGGCCTGCTGTCGCGTTATCAAATGGCAGCGCGTGAATCAGCCGAATCAgagaatgttaaaaataatacgagATTCGCCGacttgtttttgtttggtTAGGATACTAACTGTATTGAAAATTCGAAATGCatgtaaaaatgttatgtaGATAAAGACTAACTTTTATCAATGAGGTAGTGTCATCTAACatgttgtttaaataaaaatacataaacattgGTGTATTGTAAAGAGTTCTTATACGAAACTATGTTCGGTAACAAGTCATTCGTCAACAAcacatttaatgaaataaaaaggttACCTACTTAAAACAGTATAAGTATACTtcaagttgttttaaatgttatttctaAAAGGCTAATATCAGCACAGTGTAGTGAAATCCACACGTGAGCGAATTTTCAGACAAAAATttacctttaaatattttgatggtTCATTTGCCGATTAATACGGGTACATAATGGTTTAAGTAGTTAGTCAGTATCGTTAATGGAGCGCGTTTAAAATGCAGTGCATAATGCATATCCCGATGGATTGCATGCATGACAGCCATTTAGCTGGcttaatatcaattaaaatcaaGCCTTTATTAACTACTCTTGTTCGAGGTGGATTTTAAAACAGCGCTTAAAATTGTTTACTCGGTAGATTAAAGCGCATATTACACTTAATAGGGATGATAGGATACTTTTCTACTAAAATTGCCACGGGGGCGAATCACTGCGTAAAAGCTACTCTTTATGCATAAAATGGGATGATTAACTATGACCACTTGTGCGAGATATTTCAAATTAGGCATGAAGATTTTCCTTAATTCACGCGGAAACGGAAATAgtgaaatttttcatttccgTTTATAATACTCTCTCAAACTTATAATACTAACCTTTTTTTGGTGGGgcgtaattaaaattacaactttTATAAGGAACATTACAAGAGTCTTGAAACATCCCCCTCTCACCTCAGCTTTTGCAATTAACaaagattaaaattgttattttttcatcagGGATTCGTTTATAACCTCAAATTGCGTTGGAGTGCTCTATTTGCGTTTGTCATTTTACGCTTCAAAGGATTTAATATTCGTGATCATTTGGATGAGGTaaattaaacagaaaaatCCTCTGGGAGTAAGTCGGAATTCTGAAGCCAAAACAGATGACTGATTTTCATTCGACGACATGTTGGTCTATTTATGAACGTCGACAAGGTTTTCTTCTctctctttttaatatttttggttaCTATTATATCCGTGTGGTTTCGTGTACAACCACTAGTTCGTggcactaattaaaaaaataatagaaccactccatctcctttcCATGGATTTCCCATCTACTATTATTACTTCATTGTAGCCTCTTTAAGTCTCTGGAGAAGAGTCGACGATTCTTGATTGTATACctaagttttatttactatatttttgtcaaataaattaaaaataagtaggaAATAGTAGGAGGAAATGGGAAGTACAAAATTTTTTCTtactcataaataataatttgccaTAACTCCAAGACAAATCAACGAGACGTATAAATCATAAGGGACTAAGATTCAATTCCTGACCGTCGAGTAGGCTCATGTAATGTTCTGAAATAGATTTCAACACATGGAACAATCTGTGATGATAAGGCCGCAACTACATTGCTTTGGAAGATGTATGCCAATATCCGTCcttattaatgtaataaatatataatattaatgtagtaaatacttttttctaggtataataataatataggtatgCATTGATGCATATCATAAAGATAAGCAGGCAGTATGCTTTGCTTGCGACTTATTAACGTCAATGGACGTAAATATGGCTCTAACAATTGAATTTTGCCATGTTGACATTAATCGGGCTGATTATGTGAGCGTCTATGAAATTTCCTTATACAAGTTAAACCGATTCCTCTTTCTTTATATTCCTACTCTGAGACAatttttacaacatacattaaagttataattatgCTTTTCGCATGTTTGAAGACAAATATTTgagttttaataattgtttatttttacaataatgaaCTCGCCCGATTGatcaaatttaacttttaataatatttcttaaaactatTATGGAAGACACGACCAACATTCTATACACTTAAAATATACTCGCTTAGTAAATTTTTGCGTTGCAATGGATGAGATGCCTTATGTCAAGTCGCGACGTGGTCAGTGGTCCCTTTTTCAGTAATTTCCCGAGGGTAGGCGACCGGCGGCAAATCGAACCACACATGTCATATACCCGGCCATGCTTGGGTTCGTGTGTAAACAACATCATAGTTGGATACCGCGactattgttatatattttttttgtatgccagtgttttaatttaataattttataaacattactTTACCTCACCTATATATATGGGCAGAATGTTCGACTTGTATTTGTAATCACAAGAACCGAATCGAGTCGTCACACAATGTGGAGTTCGGATCACAGTGCTTTATTTCGTGTTACAAAGAAAAGGTTGACAGGTAACAGCTGCTTTTGTAAcgacaaaaacatttatattacttCATGAcctcttctttttcttcctggcgttagtcccggttacatcctcaccactctggagaggaaacCGGGGTGCATATTTTGACAATggtcctggattgggtgagtctaACTTACGATAAAAACAAGAATCTTGAACAAgtcataatattattgaaaacatCACATGATGTGGTCATACCACATTGCGAAATAATTTTACAGCGAGTGTGAAAAAACTCAATTTGCATCAAGAATTTTACCTTACGCCAGTATTCTTTGAACATGAAAgcgaaatatttctttatagtggaagaaatttctttgtAATGTTATACTTTAGGGTTCACTGGAGCTTAACCCTATTAGCGTAACTGTTTGAGTCTGCGCAATTTCAGTTTCAAACGCAAGCgctaaaataactttaagaaCGTCCAGTTTTTGCCTATGTTCAAACCCATGTTTGATTTTCGTAAGATTTTGATGACAAAGTTTCGAAAATAGACAGTTATATCTAAATGAGAACATTAATTGGTCTTTACTAGAGTTCTCACAAATTGCTTTTCAGTGCATAAgcttataacaaaattacagTTTCATCCTTTatcgtcttttttttaataaacatgtaACGTCAGAAAGGTAAGTAAAGAGAAAACTTGTAAACGTAATGAATTTTGAGGAGCCTGttcttattctttattatttttaacatcctTATTTAGATGAAAATGTTTCAGAAAGTTTGACATTTAGAATTGTTAACAGCGCGCGCCAAGGGATTTTGCTCCGGGCTACGTAAATAAgtatcatattttgttttatattacatGTTTATCTTGAggttctaaaaataaaagtaagtataaaaaaatacggaTGTATTGTGCACTTGTATagaaaaacaatgtttttttctaataCTATCTTTGTTAGTGTATTTTCAATTGAGTTTGCAACAAGGCGATTGATTTCGGtgatcttgggattcttcctttgaCAACAACGTGTCagtacttgaatctcaattggaTCACTTGGTCAACGTGGCCTACGTCCGCACTGCGAGCCTAACGCGGTTGCAGTGAGgtgaaaaatctaaattaggtacccaatccaggatcgtaATCATATACGGGTCCCGGGCTCCACGCCCGTACAGAACCAATGAACCGATAtctatgaaattttgcatatatatgtatagtatggAAGTAAAGAAAAAGGACATACGGTACATTTCACGAGGACGGAGCCGCAGGCGAATgctattgataaaataaacgtGAAAGTATCGTTGGGAACAGAGAGCAAGGTGTAATTTATTCCCATCTCATCCTCTTAGACGAGGTTGTAAATTAATACGAAGCCGCGGCCTCGGGCGGGATTCAATCTCGTTGCATCTGTGAGAGTTTACCATTTTCACAGACATCTTACAAATATTGAGATggagattttaatttgaattaatttgtattaatttcgCGAAGGTAGGCGGCGCGCTTCTTCGTGgtgtgaatttttaatattttgatttcacgacggcaaaaatattttttaataatcaaataatcaTGACATACAAACAGGTAAACTACTAAAAAGTGAGCAATAAATTTACTAAGCATGAAATACCTTTTCGagaatgaatattttagaagTTGGCGTCAAATTAATATGGTTTAACAAGTCATTGAAACATGATAGGATTTGAATCATCATTGCTCTTTATTTATCGGGCACTTTGCCTCTTCGACTAcccttgaaaaaaaatcattgtaatttttaatagtgggataaagtataaaattgtttgttgtctgcaatatacaaaacaaagtCTCATTAAATCCCTTTCGTCCTGAAATTCGGAAATTATCGACCCGTTGCCGCCGGCTGACGAAAATCAAGCTGTGTAACATATACGTATGTAGTTGTCACCGCAAAGTCATTGATACGTGGTCACGGTAAGAATTGAATCTGTGCATCCCTCTTTCTTCATCGGGCCATGGAATAGAGTCGGATTAACTAGCATGTCTTATTAAATCCGTTTCGTCCCGAAAATCGGAAACTATCGACCCGCCGCCGCCGGCCGCCGGAAATCAAACTAATCGATTTTCATTTCGCCGACAGGAAATTAAATCCTTTGAGAATCGTTCCGATAACGGATTTGAGCTAAGCACGACACGTGTTATGTCGCTTAAGCTTCGGATTATGGCGTGAAAATTGTTAATGTCTTcgttttaatcaaataaagaTTGGTTGAAATAGAATGTTAAAAACTTGGTAATGATTTAAACACAGTTTATCAATTGGAATTAatctattacatttttaatttcaattttgatgGGGAGAAAAAAGGAAATTGTTTATTCCGGTTTTAAATCTAATATTGAAGAAGTTACAGATTGATTGAAATATCATCCT is drawn from Amyelois transitella isolate CPQ chromosome 6, ilAmyTran1.1, whole genome shotgun sequence and contains these coding sequences:
- the LOC132901841 gene encoding KRAB-A domain-containing protein 2-like, giving the protein MAAGTATESTQLSDNIYWIKTENEEIECKDSEFKAKFNEQLISFYESQTVTPKKPWTMERILEVIQHVKDNKAAIQLGKRRTSMQYYWGSKYDVSNSDDAEYLIMKKKDSDDPIVRVIPIEQYFDLINQFHIELNHCGRDKICQVIKNKYYVQKKAIEIYIALCPVCELKRSNQKNNAKLRAASFNNSGQLELIDLQSMPDGEYHWLLKYQDCTTKFLYLRPLRTNEITEIASELVKIFLTSGSPGILISTNEQILNEVKIIWPDCNIKHENPIHSCRDLDNLEINNTDITSMLQTWINNNSTNWSLGCHFIQYKINTSTHSSEEKSPYNAVFGYNPCITEKKSVELDIKNEEENEGTNNRLKRAAEKTNDEIIKKKTSAIVVGDTVNVSVPKTDRGPLNTKCIFGIITDINNGVYQVGTKSGIIKNWFPRDRLQLASSVEFKEDVPQNLLTLKEAVTKQTLFGDEAFNKCLCKPSKNQCHNFKCACYKKKILCSSKCHSSLICQNK